A region from the Methylocystis iwaonis genome encodes:
- the gyrA gene encoding DNA gyrase subunit A encodes MADDDTKKDDSEKSDIRPVSIADEMKRSYLDYAMSVIVSRALPDVRDGLKPVHRRIMFSMHENGHTPDKPYVKSARIVGDVMGKYHPHGDAAIYDALVRMAQPFSMRLMLIDGQGNFGSVDNDPPAAMRYTESRLAKPALALLEDIDEGTVDFQPNYDGKEHEPTVLPARFPNLLVNGAGGIAVGMATNIPPHNLGEVIDACIALIDRPDMTVAELMEIVPGPDFPTAATILGRGGIRNAYATGRGSIIMRAKAEIETLRKEREAIIFTEIPYQVNKAALIERIAELVKEKKIEGISDLRDESDREGMRIVIELKREAVADVVLNQLWRHTALQSSFAVNMIALNGGRPELLTLHDVLRAFVDFRETVVTRRTKFRLNKARDNAHLQVGLAIAVANIDEVIRLIRTSPDAAAAREALMARDWPAKDMAPLVALIADPRHKLADDGTIRLSEAQARAILDLRLQRLTALGREEIAEALNKLAAEIAEYLEILGSREKLFGIVKDEMLAVKEAYATPRRTQITEADGEVEDEDLIAREDMVVTVSHAGYIKRVPLSTYRAQRRGGKGRSGMQMKEEDFVHRLFVANTHTPVLFFSSRGKAYKEKVWRLPLAAPQARGKALVNMLPLEAGERITTIMPLPEDESSWATLDVIFATTGGTVRRNKLSDFCEVRRNGLIAMKLDEGEAIVDVATATEADDILLTTRDGQCIRFAVPEVRVFQGRTSMGVRGVSLAEGDRIISLSILKHFEATPDERSSYLKKASALRRRMGEDVAPDAGADTEEAAGAVELSDERFAAMQAAEQIILTVSENGFGKRTSSYEYRITGRGGKGIVAMAVNARNGKLVASFPVGQDDEIMLVTDGGQLIRCPVGGIRVAGRGAQGVIVFNTAADERVVSVEHIGDVGEDDDESPA; translated from the coding sequence TTGGCCGACGACGACACGAAAAAAGACGACTCCGAAAAGTCCGACATCAGGCCGGTTTCCATCGCCGACGAGATGAAGCGCAGCTATCTCGATTACGCGATGAGCGTGATCGTGAGCCGCGCGCTGCCGGACGTTCGCGACGGCCTGAAGCCCGTGCATCGCCGCATCATGTTCTCGATGCACGAGAACGGGCACACGCCGGACAAGCCTTACGTGAAATCGGCGCGCATCGTCGGCGACGTCATGGGTAAATATCACCCGCATGGCGACGCCGCGATCTATGACGCGCTGGTGCGCATGGCGCAGCCCTTTTCGATGCGGCTCATGCTCATCGACGGGCAGGGGAATTTCGGCTCGGTCGACAACGACCCGCCGGCGGCCATGCGTTACACCGAGTCGCGCCTCGCCAAGCCCGCACTCGCGCTGCTCGAGGACATCGACGAAGGCACGGTCGACTTCCAGCCGAATTACGACGGCAAGGAGCACGAGCCGACAGTCCTTCCGGCGCGCTTCCCCAATCTCCTCGTCAATGGCGCCGGCGGCATCGCCGTCGGCATGGCGACCAATATCCCGCCGCATAATCTCGGCGAAGTCATCGACGCCTGCATCGCGCTGATCGACAGGCCGGACATGACGGTCGCCGAGCTGATGGAGATCGTGCCCGGCCCGGACTTCCCGACCGCCGCGACGATCCTCGGGCGCGGCGGCATCCGCAACGCCTATGCGACCGGGCGCGGCTCGATCATCATGCGCGCCAAGGCGGAGATCGAGACGCTGCGCAAGGAGCGCGAGGCGATCATCTTCACCGAAATTCCCTATCAGGTGAACAAGGCGGCGCTGATCGAGCGCATTGCGGAGCTGGTCAAGGAAAAGAAGATCGAGGGCATCTCCGATCTGCGCGACGAGTCCGACCGCGAGGGCATGCGCATCGTGATCGAGCTGAAGCGCGAGGCGGTCGCCGACGTCGTGCTGAACCAGCTCTGGCGCCACACCGCGCTGCAGTCGAGCTTCGCGGTGAATATGATCGCGCTCAACGGCGGCCGGCCGGAGCTGCTGACGCTCCATGACGTGCTGCGCGCCTTCGTGGATTTCCGCGAAACCGTCGTCACCCGCCGCACCAAGTTCCGCCTGAACAAGGCGCGCGACAACGCCCATCTGCAGGTCGGCCTGGCCATTGCGGTGGCGAATATCGACGAAGTCATCCGCCTCATCCGCACCTCGCCCGATGCGGCCGCCGCGCGCGAAGCCTTGATGGCGCGCGACTGGCCGGCGAAGGACATGGCACCGCTCGTCGCGCTCATCGCCGATCCGCGCCACAAGCTCGCCGACGACGGCACGATCCGCCTGTCGGAAGCGCAGGCCCGCGCCATTCTCGATCTGCGCCTGCAGCGCCTCACGGCGCTCGGCCGCGAGGAAATCGCGGAAGCGCTCAACAAGCTCGCCGCCGAGATCGCAGAATATCTGGAAATACTGGGCTCGCGCGAAAAGCTCTTCGGCATCGTCAAGGACGAGATGCTGGCGGTGAAGGAGGCTTACGCCACCCCGCGCCGCACGCAGATCACCGAGGCCGACGGCGAGGTCGAGGACGAAGACCTCATCGCCCGCGAAGACATGGTCGTCACCGTCTCGCACGCCGGCTACATCAAGCGCGTGCCGCTCTCGACCTATCGCGCGCAAAGGCGCGGCGGCAAGGGCCGCTCCGGCATGCAGATGAAGGAGGAGGATTTCGTCCACCGCCTCTTCGTCGCCAATACGCATACGCCGGTGCTGTTCTTCTCCTCGCGCGGCAAGGCCTATAAGGAAAAGGTCTGGCGGCTGCCGCTCGCGGCGCCGCAGGCGCGCGGCAAGGCGCTCGTCAACATGCTGCCGCTGGAGGCGGGCGAGCGCATCACCACCATCATGCCGCTGCCCGAGGACGAATCGAGCTGGGCGACGCTCGACGTCATCTTCGCCACGACCGGCGGCACAGTTCGGCGCAACAAGCTTTCGGACTTCTGCGAGGTGCGCCGCAACGGCCTCATCGCCATGAAGCTCGATGAGGGCGAAGCCATCGTCGACGTCGCCACGGCGACGGAAGCCGACGACATTCTGCTCACCACGCGCGACGGCCAATGCATCCGCTTCGCCGTGCCGGAAGTGCGCGTCTTCCAGGGCCGCACCTCCATGGGCGTGCGCGGCGTGTCGCTCGCCGAGGGCGATCGCATCATCTCGCTCTCGATCCTGAAACATTTCGAGGCGACGCCCGACGAGCGCTCGTCCTATCTCAAAAAGGCGAGCGCCCTGCGCCGCCGCATGGGCGAGGATGTCGCGCCGGACGCCGGCGCCGACACCGAGGAGGCGGCTGGCGCCGTCGAGCTCTCCGACGAGCGTTTTGCGGCCATGCAGGCCGCCGAGCAGATCATTCTGACGGTCTCGGAAAACGGCTTCGGCAAGCGCACGTCTTCCTATGAGTATCGCATCACCGGCCGTGGCGGCAAAGGCATCGTCGCCATGGCGGTGAACGCGCGAAACGGCAAGCTCGTCGCCTCATTCCCCGTGGGGCAGGACGACGAGATCATGCTCGTCACCGACGGCGGCCAGTTGATCCGCTGCCCGGTGGGAGGGATTAGAGTCGCGGGACGTGGCGCGCAGGGCGTGATCGTGTTCAACACCGCTGCGGATGAGCGCGTGGTGTCGGTGGAGCATATTGGGGATGTGGGTGAGGATGACGACGAGAGTCCTGCTTGA
- a CDS encoding DUF2167 domain-containing protein — MSVSKPPVVASSVALLAALSLVPSQGLARDGRRVGEDVIYEMAPMAPNSTQDIIFEMAPLKPVKGAAQASKPAPKPVEQPSPAVAAKPELKPTLAPGAAVQAAPAQPAQPPVAEAAKPARPNIAEHPATPEAAPAAQEAATPAEEPVVAQAPTIVEPAPIGPPIMILNPPRKSIAALSAPPAAFDQKAIDLQGGAAAPALVPSLDPTVHEEPPLAAQAPAPETADAGVAIQTPEAAAPAEEAENAGQGAETPPQDDLEARVGAIVAEGVVGPAQVRLADRATLWLPAGRIFLPPEAAKKLAKEAGLEWRAGIQGMIAPAGGGLEWLAPVELVEDGYIKTGAPESLKADELLAAFQASLPEINAQRARAGEPPVTLDGWLTPPTLDAKGRLSACANISTPNSQNGQDGFFNCEAWALGRNGAIKVGLADGGEMAERLKNEAAALAETIVFDHGATYEEFDAAADPVAPYSAADLLTRDVAAKTVKPVLAAAEEGAPAPSILDRISGLLYPALFGAIALGLYVYLKRRREEAGKEEAQQQEAESAPGEVLLPETSETAKQAPASLFARLLPSLHARFAKKTERALESAPGGDSRLDSTLSALKSRFAGLLEARKLQKSKTAPRADAVSNGVSEEEPVSALKKLAARMRRTSEEAPPPPVNVARIVRTPRTSGGAAVAVAEEFVAPLIVDHEPEKAPAEGLLEPELIEPGQNGVQIAEPQHAVDDVAPAASQVAAEDGGFGLMEPGAADSAAIEAARARLATEE, encoded by the coding sequence ATGTCCGTTTCCAAACCACCCGTCGTCGCGTCGAGCGTCGCCCTCCTGGCCGCACTGTCCCTGGTCCCATCGCAGGGCCTCGCGCGCGACGGACGGCGTGTGGGCGAGGATGTGATTTACGAAATGGCGCCGATGGCGCCGAATTCGACGCAGGACATTATTTTCGAGATGGCGCCTTTGAAGCCGGTCAAGGGCGCCGCGCAGGCGTCCAAGCCAGCGCCGAAGCCTGTCGAGCAACCAAGCCCCGCCGTCGCCGCGAAACCGGAGCTGAAGCCCACATTGGCGCCGGGCGCCGCTGTGCAAGCGGCGCCCGCCCAGCCTGCCCAGCCTCCGGTTGCAGAGGCGGCAAAGCCTGCAAGGCCGAACATCGCCGAGCATCCTGCCACGCCAGAAGCGGCGCCGGCCGCCCAGGAAGCCGCGACGCCTGCAGAAGAGCCGGTCGTCGCGCAAGCGCCGACGATCGTAGAGCCGGCGCCGATCGGCCCGCCGATCATGATCCTGAACCCGCCGCGCAAGAGCATCGCCGCCTTGAGCGCGCCGCCCGCCGCCTTCGACCAGAAGGCGATCGACCTGCAAGGCGGCGCCGCGGCTCCCGCGCTTGTCCCGAGCCTCGATCCAACGGTGCACGAGGAGCCGCCGCTTGCCGCCCAAGCGCCCGCGCCGGAAACCGCGGATGCCGGAGTGGCGATCCAGACTCCAGAGGCCGCCGCGCCTGCCGAGGAGGCAGAGAACGCCGGTCAGGGCGCCGAGACGCCGCCGCAGGACGATCTCGAAGCCCGCGTCGGCGCCATCGTTGCCGAGGGCGTCGTCGGCCCCGCGCAGGTGCGCCTCGCCGACCGGGCGACACTGTGGCTGCCGGCAGGCCGTATCTTCCTTCCGCCCGAAGCCGCCAAAAAGCTCGCCAAGGAAGCCGGGCTCGAATGGCGCGCCGGCATCCAAGGGATGATCGCGCCGGCGGGCGGCGGGCTGGAATGGCTTGCGCCCGTAGAGCTTGTCGAGGACGGCTACATCAAGACCGGCGCGCCCGAGTCGCTGAAGGCGGACGAATTGCTCGCGGCCTTCCAGGCGAGCCTGCCGGAGATCAACGCCCAACGTGCGCGGGCCGGCGAGCCGCCAGTGACGCTCGACGGCTGGCTCACGCCGCCGACGCTCGACGCCAAGGGCCGCTTGTCCGCCTGCGCGAATATTTCCACCCCGAATAGTCAGAACGGGCAGGACGGCTTTTTCAATTGCGAGGCCTGGGCGCTCGGGCGCAATGGCGCGATCAAGGTCGGCCTGGCCGATGGTGGCGAGATGGCCGAGCGCCTGAAGAACGAAGCGGCTGCGCTCGCTGAGACGATCGTTTTCGACCACGGCGCGACCTATGAGGAATTCGACGCCGCTGCCGACCCGGTCGCGCCCTATTCGGCGGCGGATCTCCTGACGCGCGACGTCGCGGCGAAGACGGTCAAGCCCGTCCTGGCGGCGGCTGAGGAGGGGGCTCCGGCCCCGTCGATCCTCGATCGCATTTCAGGCCTTCTCTATCCGGCGCTCTTCGGAGCAATCGCGCTCGGCCTCTATGTTTACCTGAAACGCCGCCGCGAAGAGGCCGGCAAAGAAGAAGCGCAACAGCAGGAAGCAGAGTCCGCTCCCGGCGAAGTGCTTCTCCCGGAAACGAGCGAAACGGCAAAACAGGCTCCCGCGTCGCTTTTCGCGCGTCTCTTGCCGTCGCTGCATGCGCGTTTCGCAAAGAAGACCGAGAGAGCGTTGGAGTCGGCTCCTGGTGGAGATTCGCGACTGGATTCCACCCTGAGCGCTCTCAAAAGCAGATTTGCGGGCCTTCTCGAGGCGAGAAAGCTTCAGAAATCGAAAACCGCGCCGCGGGCTGACGCCGTATCAAATGGCGTTTCGGAAGAAGAGCCCGTATCGGCGCTCAAGAAGCTGGCCGCCCGGATGCGCCGCACAAGCGAGGAGGCGCCGCCTCCGCCGGTGAATGTCGCGCGCATCGTCAGGACGCCCCGGACGTCGGGAGGCGCGGCGGTTGCGGTGGCCGAAGAATTCGTTGCGCCGTTGATCGTGGATCATGAGCCGGAAAAGGCGCCTGCGGAGGGCCTTCTGGAACCCGAACTGATCGAGCCGGGGCAGAACGGCGTGCAGATTGCCGAGCCGCAGCACGCCGTCGACGATGTCGCTCCGGCCGCTTCGCAGGTTGCGGCCGAGGACGGCGGTTTTGGGCTTATGGAGCCCGGAGCCGCGGACTCTGCGGCCATCGAGGCGGCGCGCGCGCGTCTCGCTACCGAAGAGTAA
- a CDS encoding HesB/IscA family protein translates to MSAPSVMNVSPAAAERVRGLLAKSEPGVGLRVSLEKSGCAGVAYRMALTEPEPGDEVIDFDGGRVIVDSKAVLYLLGTTMDVKTTQFESSFVFENPNQTSACGCGESVELKEADPSSLAPTA, encoded by the coding sequence ATGTCGGCACCGAGCGTGATGAATGTTAGCCCCGCCGCCGCCGAGCGCGTGCGCGGCCTGTTGGCCAAATCCGAACCAGGCGTCGGGCTTCGTGTCTCGCTCGAGAAGAGCGGCTGCGCCGGCGTCGCCTATCGAATGGCGCTGACCGAGCCGGAGCCGGGCGACGAGGTGATCGATTTCGACGGCGGCCGCGTCATCGTCGACTCCAAGGCCGTGCTTTATCTGCTCGGGACGACAATGGACGTGAAGACCACGCAATTCGAGTCGTCTTTCGTCTTCGAGAACCCCAACCAGACCTCCGCCTGCGGCTGCGGCGAGAGCGTCGAGTTGAAAGAGGCGGACCCCTCCAGCCTCGCCCCGACGGCGTAA
- a CDS encoding VOC family protein, whose product MFTPRLKPKVLETAVYVEDLARAGRFYEETLGLTPMAQDSRMWALDCGPVSVLLLFKRGATLEPVDLPGGRIPPHDGSGPAHLAFAVEADEIPAWENRLAEHGVEIEARMQWPRGGISLYFRDPDDHLVELASPGIWANY is encoded by the coding sequence ATGTTTACGCCGCGGTTGAAACCAAAGGTTCTGGAGACAGCCGTCTACGTCGAAGATCTCGCGCGGGCCGGGCGCTTCTATGAGGAAACGCTCGGCCTCACGCCCATGGCGCAAGACAGCCGCATGTGGGCGCTCGATTGCGGTCCGGTGAGCGTGCTGCTGCTCTTCAAGCGCGGCGCAACCTTGGAGCCGGTGGATTTGCCGGGCGGGCGCATTCCGCCGCATGACGGATCGGGACCGGCGCATTTGGCTTTTGCCGTCGAAGCGGATGAAATTCCCGCATGGGAGAACCGCCTCGCCGAGCATGGCGTCGAGATCGAAGCGCGAATGCAATGGCCACGCGGTGGGATCAGCCTTTATTTCCGCGATCCCGACGACCACCTTGTAGAGCTTGCGAGCCCCGGTATCTGGGCGAACTATTGA
- a CDS encoding SUF system Fe-S cluster assembly protein, with the protein MSEALKTSETESVDPVAADERTTKAVAGDSLADEVVKALKTVYDPEIPADIYELGLVYRIDISDEGVVEIDMTLTAPGCPVAGEMPIWVKNAVNTVPGVSDVKVNLVFDPPWDQSRMSDEARVTLDMF; encoded by the coding sequence ATGAGCGAAGCTCTTAAAACAAGCGAAACGGAAAGCGTCGATCCTGTGGCTGCGGATGAGCGCACAACGAAAGCGGTAGCGGGCGACAGCCTTGCGGACGAAGTCGTCAAGGCGCTGAAGACGGTCTACGACCCTGAGATTCCGGCTGACATTTACGAGCTGGGACTCGTCTATCGGATCGACATTTCCGACGAAGGCGTGGTCGAAATCGACATGACGCTGACGGCGCCGGGCTGTCCCGTCGCCGGCGAAATGCCCATATGGGTCAAGAATGCGGTGAACACAGTGCCCGGCGTCAGCGACGTCAAGGTCAATCTCGTGTTCGACCCCCCGTGGGATCAGAGCCGCATGTCGGACGAGGCGCGCGTCACGCTCGACATGTTCTGA
- a CDS encoding cysteine desulfurase — protein MNEQAPLKLYDVEAVRADFPILAERPYGKPLAYLDNAASAQKPRAVIERLTHFYEHEYANVHRGLHYLANAATEGYEGARETLRRFLNAPSTEEIIFTRGATEALNLVASSYGLAHIGEGDEIIVSLMEHHSNIVPWHFLRERKGAVIKWIVPDDNGVIDLDAFEKMISDRTKIVAVTHMSNVVAAPTPIAEIARIAHAHGVPVCVDGSQGAVHLDVDVQALDVDFYVVTGHKLYGPTGIGAVYGKRKWLESLPPFAGGGEMIETVTRDTVTYNAPPHRFEAGTPPIAQAVGLAAALDYIESIGRGAIRAHEAQLTAYAQQRLSEIEGLRIFGNAPDKGPIVAFEMAAAHAHDVATIIDRSGVAVRAGTHCAMPLLSHFGVTSTCRASFALYNTRDEVDRLADALLKAQKLFA, from the coding sequence ATGAATGAGCAGGCGCCCTTGAAACTCTACGACGTCGAGGCGGTCCGCGCGGATTTCCCGATCCTGGCCGAGCGGCCCTATGGCAAGCCGCTCGCCTATCTGGACAACGCCGCTTCGGCGCAGAAGCCGCGCGCGGTGATCGAGCGGCTGACGCATTTCTACGAGCATGAATACGCCAACGTCCATCGCGGCCTGCATTATCTCGCCAACGCCGCGACGGAAGGCTATGAGGGCGCCCGCGAGACCTTGCGGCGTTTCCTCAACGCCCCTTCGACGGAAGAGATCATTTTCACCCGCGGCGCGACCGAAGCGCTCAATCTCGTCGCCTCCTCCTATGGGCTCGCCCATATTGGCGAAGGCGACGAGATCATCGTCTCGCTGATGGAGCACCACTCCAATATCGTGCCCTGGCACTTCCTGCGGGAACGCAAGGGCGCGGTGATCAAATGGATCGTGCCGGACGACAATGGCGTGATCGATCTCGACGCCTTCGAGAAGATGATCTCCGATCGCACGAAGATCGTCGCGGTCACCCATATGTCGAATGTCGTCGCGGCCCCGACGCCGATCGCCGAAATCGCGCGCATTGCCCATGCCCATGGCGTGCCGGTCTGCGTGGATGGCTCTCAGGGCGCGGTGCATCTCGATGTGGATGTTCAGGCGCTCGACGTCGATTTCTACGTCGTCACCGGCCACAAGCTCTATGGGCCCACGGGCATCGGCGCCGTTTACGGCAAGAGGAAGTGGCTCGAGAGCCTGCCGCCCTTCGCCGGCGGCGGCGAGATGATCGAAACCGTCACGCGCGATACGGTGACTTACAACGCGCCGCCGCATCGCTTCGAGGCCGGCACGCCGCCGATCGCTCAGGCCGTGGGCCTCGCCGCCGCGCTGGATTATATCGAGAGCATCGGCCGCGGCGCGATCCGCGCGCATGAGGCGCAGCTCACCGCTTACGCGCAGCAGCGTCTCTCGGAGATCGAGGGGCTGCGCATCTTCGGCAATGCGCCCGACAAGGGGCCGATTGTCGCTTTCGAGATGGCGGCCGCCCATGCGCATGACGTCGCCACGATCATCGATCGCTCCGGTGTCGCAGTGCGCGCCGGCACGCATTGCGCCATGCCGCTGCTGTCGCACTTCGGCGTCACCTCGACCTGCCGCGCTTCCTTCGCGCTCTATAATACGCGTGACGAGGTAGATCGTTTGGCAGACGCTTTGCTTAAAGCTCAAAAACTTTTCGCGTGA
- the sufD gene encoding Fe-S cluster assembly protein SufD, translated as MIKLATEADTAFSALFETMKSKGAASLRQAAWEAFAAKGLPNRRVEAWHYTDLKAALAKPAPIAPAPAGAAELPAAAGTVRLVTLDGVFRADLSDLASLPEGVKIQPLREALAQGAPGVMALVASDDVQAQDPMVAMNAALMQDGVILRIAAGVTLEKKIELASYVSSPEAQSSFTRSLVILGKDAKATIVETAGALTAAPAQDNQTLIVRLASGATLDLVTLASGQGDKLVRVMSLLAHLDEGASLNSYALIEGAGLLRRQIFARLDGERAKVALNGATLARGRQHADTTLVVDHAFPNGESREAFRNIIDEQGTGVFQGKIVVRPHAQKTDGVMQSKAILLSDGATMNNKPELEIFADDVQCGHGATCGRLDKEQLFYLMARGIPRYAAESLLIEGFANEAFAGLEDETLRGYLVERISSWLAARSK; from the coding sequence ATGATCAAGCTCGCGACAGAAGCCGACACCGCTTTCTCCGCGCTCTTCGAAACGATGAAGAGCAAGGGCGCCGCCAGCCTGCGTCAGGCGGCCTGGGAAGCCTTCGCCGCCAAGGGCCTGCCGAACCGGCGCGTCGAGGCCTGGCATTACACCGACCTCAAGGCCGCGCTCGCCAAGCCCGCGCCGATCGCTCCCGCCCCGGCGGGCGCGGCGGAACTGCCGGCCGCGGCTGGGACGGTGCGGCTCGTCACGCTCGACGGCGTGTTTCGAGCGGACCTCTCGGATCTCGCCTCGCTGCCGGAAGGCGTGAAGATCCAGCCGCTGCGCGAGGCGCTGGCGCAGGGCGCGCCGGGCGTCATGGCGCTCGTCGCGAGTGACGACGTGCAGGCGCAAGACCCCATGGTCGCGATGAACGCCGCGCTGATGCAGGACGGCGTGATCCTGCGCATCGCCGCCGGCGTGACGCTGGAAAAGAAGATCGAGCTGGCGAGCTATGTGTCCTCCCCGGAGGCGCAGTCGAGCTTCACCCGCTCGCTCGTTATCCTGGGCAAGGACGCCAAGGCGACGATCGTCGAGACGGCCGGCGCGCTCACCGCGGCGCCCGCACAGGATAATCAGACGCTCATCGTGAGGCTCGCCTCCGGCGCCACGCTCGATCTGGTGACGCTGGCCTCAGGGCAGGGCGACAAGCTCGTGCGCGTCATGAGCCTGCTCGCGCATCTCGACGAAGGCGCGAGCCTCAACTCCTATGCGCTGATCGAAGGCGCGGGGCTGTTGCGCCGGCAAATCTTCGCTCGTCTCGACGGCGAGCGGGCGAAGGTTGCGCTCAATGGCGCGACGCTCGCGCGCGGGCGCCAGCATGCGGATACGACACTCGTCGTCGATCACGCCTTCCCGAACGGCGAGAGCCGCGAAGCGTTCCGGAACATCATCGACGAGCAGGGAACCGGCGTCTTCCAGGGCAAGATCGTCGTGCGGCCGCATGCGCAGAAGACCGACGGCGTCATGCAGTCGAAAGCGATCCTGCTTTCCGACGGCGCGACCATGAACAACAAGCCGGAGCTCGAGATCTTCGCCGACGATGTCCAATGCGGCCATGGCGCCACATGCGGACGGCTCGACAAGGAGCAGCTTTTTTATCTCATGGCGCGCGGCATTCCGCGCTATGCGGCGGAATCGCTCCTCATCGAAGGCTTCGCCAACGAGGCTTTCGCAGGGCTCGAAGACGAGACGTTGCGCGGCTATCTCGTCGAACGCATCTCCTCCTGGCTAGCGGCGAGATCCAAATGA
- the sufC gene encoding Fe-S cluster assembly ATPase SufC codes for MLEIKNLHVSVGDRKILKGLNLTVKDGEVAAIMGPNGTGKSTLSYVISGREGYEITEGEVLLDGENVLDLEPHERAAKGIFLAFQYPVEIPGVATMTFLKAAMNAQRRLRGEPELETPEFMKAVKEASAKLGVSQEMLRRPLNSGFSGGEKKRMDILQMALLQPKFGILDETDSGLDIDALRVVSEGVNSLRSPQRSFLVITHYQRLLDYIKPDTVHVMAKGVIQRSGGPELALELEDRGYQEYLAEEAA; via the coding sequence ATGCTCGAAATCAAAAACCTCCACGTTTCGGTCGGCGACCGGAAAATTCTCAAGGGCCTCAACCTCACCGTGAAGGACGGCGAGGTCGCCGCCATCATGGGACCGAATGGCACCGGCAAATCGACCCTTTCCTATGTGATCTCCGGCCGCGAGGGCTATGAGATCACGGAAGGCGAAGTGCTGCTCGACGGCGAGAACGTCCTCGATCTCGAGCCGCATGAGCGCGCCGCCAAGGGCATCTTCCTCGCTTTCCAATATCCGGTCGAAATTCCCGGCGTCGCCACCATGACCTTCCTCAAGGCGGCGATGAACGCCCAGCGCCGCCTGCGCGGCGAGCCCGAGCTGGAGACGCCGGAATTCATGAAGGCTGTGAAGGAAGCGTCCGCCAAGCTCGGCGTCAGCCAGGAGATGCTGCGCCGGCCGCTGAACTCCGGCTTTTCCGGCGGCGAGAAGAAGCGCATGGATATTCTGCAGATGGCGCTGCTTCAGCCGAAATTCGGCATTCTCGACGAGACCGACTCGGGCCTCGACATCGACGCGCTGCGCGTCGTCTCGGAAGGCGTCAATTCGCTGCGCTCGCCGCAGCGCTCCTTCCTGGTCATCACCCACTATCAACGCCTCCTCGATTACATCAAGCCGGATACGGTGCATGTGATGGCCAAGGGCGTTATCCAGCGCTCGGGCGGGCCGGAGCTGGCGCTCGAGCTCGAAGACCGCGGCTATCAGGAATATCTGGCTGAAGAGGCGGCGTAA
- a CDS encoding type II toxin-antitoxin system RelE/ParE family toxin, with amino-acid sequence MQLRRSARAEQDLIEIWNFIAKDNEAAADRIFDLLVAKSELVTRNPAIGRLRQDLGDGVRSTLAGSWAVFYRVHSEHVEILRYLHTRRRMPEIL; translated from the coding sequence ATGCAACTTCGCCGCTCCGCGCGAGCCGAACAGGATTTGATCGAGATATGGAACTTCATCGCCAAGGACAACGAGGCGGCTGCGGACCGGATCTTCGATCTGCTGGTCGCGAAATCAGAACTCGTCACGCGCAACCCCGCGATCGGACGCCTGCGACAGGACCTTGGGGACGGCGTTCGCAGCACATTGGCGGGCTCATGGGCCGTCTTCTACCGCGTGCATTCGGAGCACGTCGAAATTCTTCGCTACCTGCATACGCGTCGCCGCATGCCGGAAATCCTGTAG
- a CDS encoding ribbon-helix-helix domain-containing protein, whose product MSGRVVHLSLPDDLAAEISAAVGRGEYASETDAVLGAVEEWRAQRQADAIGVEELRRLIQEGVESGPGRFETFEDIRAEARRRFHGA is encoded by the coding sequence ATGAGCGGACGTGTCGTTCATCTCTCTCTCCCAGATGATCTGGCGGCCGAGATATCGGCCGCGGTTGGGCGCGGCGAATATGCGAGCGAGACTGACGCGGTTCTTGGCGCGGTCGAGGAATGGCGCGCTCAGAGACAGGCTGATGCGATCGGCGTCGAGGAACTGCGGCGTCTCATCCAGGAAGGCGTCGAGAGCGGTCCCGGTCGTTTCGAAACTTTCGAAGACATCCGCGCGGAGGCGCGACGTCGTTTCCATGGCGCGTAA